The Geothrix sp. DNA segment TGATGAAAGCTATCTCGATCGACCCTTTGGGAGGGGGCTGGAAATGGGGATTCTGGGCATCCAACCCAGAAAGAATGGGCATTTCCTCATCGCTGCGCGTTCAGAGCAGGCCGTCCTGCATGGGCGAGACTTCGAAAAGCAGGTCGAACCCATCCGAAATGTCCATGACCGCGGAACCCTCGCAAAGAATGCCTCCCTGGCGGAGGGGCGAAGGATGAGTGTCTCGACCTACCCAGAACTGGAATGGTGGGATCTTGATCCCGTCGGTGGCCAAGTAACCCGGGAGCCCACTCCCGCAGGTCTACCCAGGAAATTCAGTTCACCCGGCGAAATCGAGGGCTTCCGGTTCCGAATTGATATCAATGACCGCGTCATTGGAGGGGACTGAACCAGATACGGGGTCCCCGCTTCCAGGTCATTCCTTCACCCTACCGGAGAGGGCCACGCCTCCGCCTCCGGATTCCGTCGCGGGCATTCGTCCGCTTCACGCCTCGCAGGCCCGGCCGTCGCGCATCTCGATGTGGCGACTGCCGAGCCGGGCCAGGTCGGGGTTGTGGGTGACCATGAGGATGGTCAGCCCCGTGGTGCGGTTCAGCTGCTGGAGGATCTCGCCGATCTCGCCGGTGCGCGTGGTGTCCAGGTTGCCCGTGGGCTCGTCGGCCAGCAGGATCCCGGGCCGGTTCACCAGGGCCCGGGCGATGGCCACCCGCTGCATCTCGCCGCCGGAGATCTGCCCTGGCAGGTGGTTCATCCGGTGCTCCATGCCCAGCATGCCCAGCAGGTGTTCCACTTCCCCCTCCACGCCCGGCTTGCGGTAGAAGGCCAGGGGCAGGGCCACGTTCTCCCGCACCGTGAGGGTGGGGATCAGGTAGAAGTTCTGGAAGATGTAGCCGAAGATCTCGCGGCGGATCCGCGTGAGATCGCGTTCCCCGAGGACGTCGCCGTTGCCGAAGATGCGCCGGCCCGCCAGATCCAGCTCGCCCGAGGTGGGGTTCTCCAGGCAGCCCAGCAGGTTCACGAGGGTGGTCTTCCCGGAGCCGGAGGGCCCCATGAAGGACACGAACTCACCCTGGCGGATCTGCAGGGACACGCCGTCCAGGGCGCGCACCTCCTCGCTGCCGCGGCCGTAGATCCGTGTGAGCCCCCGGGCTTCCAGCGCGATGCCGCTTCCGGCGCTCATGCTTCACCCCGGATCGAATCCAGGGGCCGGATGCGGCCCGCCTTCCAGGCCGGATACATGCCACTGAGCAGACCCACGGCCACGATGGTCAGCAGGGTGAGGAGCGACAGCCGGAGGTCGATGGCCACCAGCTCCCCGCCCGGCGCGTAGGGCAGGGCCCGGCGGACCAGGAGGTCCGAGAGCCGGGCGAAGGCGAGCGCCAGCCCGATGCCCAGGACCCCGCCGCAGGCGCAGAGGATGAGGGTCTCGGTCCAGACCAGGCGGAAGATGTCGCCGGGCATGGCGCCCATGGTCTTCAGGATGCCGATCTCGTGCTTGCGCTCCAGCACCGACATGAGCACGGTGTTCACCACGCCCACCATGGCGATGAGCAGGGCGATGACGGCGATGGAGAGCACCATCACCCGCGCCGTGGCGATGAGCTTCATGATGGTCTGCTTCACCTGGCTGAAGCTCACCACCTGCATGTCCGGCAGCTGGTACAGCGAGGCCTCCAGGCCGGTGAGATCCGCGTCCTTCCTGGCCTTGATGCCGATGGTGGTGATCTTGTCGAGGCCGGAGATCTTCTGCAGGGTGCGCAGGGGCACGAAGATGGTGCCGTCGTCCTGGGTGCCGGTGCGCTGGAGAATCCCCACGACCTTGAGCTGCACGTTCTTCTGGGGGACCAGGATCAGGTCCCCCACTTCGCGCTGCTCCAGCTCCGCCGCCTCGTAGCCCATGACCGCCTCGGCGGCGTTGGCATCGGCGAACCAGCCGCCCTTGTGGAAGCGCAGGAAGGGCTTCATGGCCGGGAAGGTGGCGAGGTCCACGCCGAAGTAGCCCGCGATGCCGCCGCCGTCTCCCTTGTTGGGATCGAAGAAGGCCTGCATGAGGATGGGCGTCACCTTGTCCACCTCCGGTCTGGATTCGATGGACTTCACCACGCTCTCTTCGATGTAGCGGAGCCCGGCCCCGCCCTGCAGCATCATGGTGGCGGCCTCGTAGGGGCAGCCCTTGGCCATGACCATGATCTGGTAGCCCATGTTGTCGATGTCGCGGTTCAGCGCCTTCTCATAGCCGCGGTTGAACCCCAGCAGGCTCACGAGCACCCAGGACGAGAGGATGATGCCCACCAGGGTGAGGCCGGTGCGGGTCTTCTTGCGCAGCAGGTTCTTGGAGGCGATCTGGAACTTGCTAATCATGGCTTCTGCTTCTCGACGGCGTAGAAGAACTCGTCCATCAGGATGAGGTTCTTGTTCAGGGCCCGCAGGACGCCCAGGAAGTCGGTGAGGGCCTCGGGCACCGGGTTGACGACGGCGGCCAGGCGGCCGCTGCCCTTGCCGGCAATGAAGTCGAAGGCCGCGAAATCCTTGAGGGTCATGCCCACGAACTGGGTGCCGAACTTGCGGGCGGTGAACTTGTTCGCCCAGGAACCGGCCACCCGCTGCAGGTAGAAGGCCTTGATGCGGCCCTCGAGATCCAGGGACACGAAGACCTCCAGCACCCCGAACTGCCCCTTCTGGTTCACGCCGTGGATGTAGCCGATCTTCTCCTTGCCCTTGTAGATCTCGTAGAGGACATAGGGCACGTCGAGGGGCGCGTAGAGCGCGGGCACGCCGCCGAGCCTTCCCACGACCCGCTTGAATACGGGTTCGCCGCCCCGGCTCGAGAAGGAGAAGGCGATGGTCTTGAAGCTGGTGGACTCCGGGAAGAGCCGGGGCACGTCGGCGGCGGGGTTGTTCAGCTCGCAGCTGACGGCCGCGGGCAGGGGGGCTGCCACGAGCGCCATGGGGAGGAGCAGCAGGAGGCGCTTCGACGGGAGGCCGGGCTGGCGGTGCATGGGGCGTCCCCTAGAGATCGAACAGGTAGAGGCCGCGGAGGACCGCCTGGTTGTTTTTCAGGAAGGAGAACCGGATCTCCCAGTCCCCGGGCATCACCAGCTGCACGGGCAGCAGGTAGACCCCCTTGTTTGAGAGGACGAAGGCCTTCGGGCCGCTGCTGTGGGCCCCCCGCATGGAGGGCATGTCCGCATCGCCCTGGATGGCGAAGGTCGTGTCCCGCTTCCCATCCAGGGTGAAGATCTCCACCCGCATGATCGCCGTCCCCAGCTTGGGCTGCTGGGTGAAGCCGTAGGTGAAGTAGTGGTCCTTGCCCAGGGGCACCTTGCGGCCGGGTTGAGGCAGGGAGACGAAGGTGCCCGGGCCGGGAGCGGGGGCCGCAGCGACGATGGGCGCCACGAGCACCATCCCGAGGAACGACGCGACCAGTGCCTTGGACATGACCTTGCTCCTGTGGACTTCCAGCGGTTTGGACGGAGGGGAGAGGTCGATCCTACCCCGACAGGGTGGCCATGGGATCGGGGCATCCGAGGGAACCCGCCTCGAGGCCGGGACGGTGGCCTTGCGCCACCAGGCCCTTCTTGATGGCCAGGGCCGTCAGGGCCTGGATCGTGTGCAGATCGAGCTTCTTCATGAGGCTCGCCCGGTGCTTCTCCACGGTCTTGGGGCTGATGCCGAGGAACTCGGCGATGGCCTTCGAGCGGTGGCCCTCGGCGACCAGCTTCAGGACCTCGCGTTCCCGGTCCGAGAGGTCTCCGGTGGCCGCATGGACGGGCCGCAGCTTCCGGTCCCCCAGGAAGTGCGCCACCACGGTGGTGGCGATGGCCGGGGACAGGTACTTCTCGCCGGCCAGGACGCTTTCGATGGCCTGGAACAGCTCCTCTCCTGAAGAATCCTTCATCACGTAGCCGCAGGCCCCGGCCTGGAGGGCCGAGCAAATGGATTCCTCGGCGCGGTCGACGGCCAGGGCCAGGATCCGCGTCCCGGGACTGACCCGCCGCACGGCCATGAGCGAATCCGGGCCCTCGAAGCCGGGCAGGGAGAGCGACAGCACCATGAGCTCGGGCCGCAGCTGCCCGGCGAGGTGGACCGCCTCCCGCCCATCCACGCCCTCGCCCACGATCTCCAGGTGCGCCTGCGTCGAAAGCAGCATGCGCAGGCCCTCCCGCATGAGGGTCTGATCCTCCACGATAACAACGCGGCGCCGACCTTCAGCCATGCCCTACTCCCCAAGGAGCGTCGGGAAGAACCCCCATGGCTGGTTTAATGATAACCCACGGGTTGTCTTTACCTCGCCCAGGGAAAGATTACTCCCCCATCCGTTGAATGAGAAGGCTTCATATCACTTCATGGCCGCCAGCTGGTTCCGGAGGGCGGCGCAGGCCCGGGCCCGGTGGCTGAGGCCATGCTTGAGGTCGCTGGGCAGCTCGCCGAAGGTCCGGTCGTGGCCTTCCGGGAGGAAGATGGGGTCGTAGCCGAAGCCACCCTCGCCGCGGGGCTCGAAGGCCAGGCTGCCCTCCACGCTGCCGCTGACGGTGAAGGGCCCGCCCTGCATCCCCGTGAAGGCCAGCACGCACACGAACCGGGCCCTGCGCGCCGCGCCCTCGGGCAGCATGGCCAGCAGGCGGCGGTTCCTGTCGCGGTAGGCGGGCAGGTCCGGGGCGAAGCGGGCGCTCAGCACGCCGGGCCCGCCCCAGAGGGCATCCACGCAGAGGCCCGAATCATCGGCCAGCACACCGTCCACGGGCTCGGTGCCGTGTTCGAGCCACCAGGCCCGGGCCCCCTCGGCCTTCTGCAGGGCGTTGTCCTGAAAAAAGGCGCCAGTCTCCGGAAGCTCTGGGGCGTCCACAGGCCAGGGCACGAACTGCAGATCAGGAAGCAGCTCCGCGAACTCGCGCAGCTTGCCGGCGTTGCGGGAGGCTAGGAGGACTTTCAGCACCCCACCACCTCGGTGTACCAGCTGCGCGCCCGCTCGGGGGTCATGGGGCCGTGGACGAGGGCGCGGCCGTCGGCGAAGAGGGTGATCTCGTCGGCGCCATCGCGGCCCTTGAGCATCAGGCCCGCCTGCTTCCAGGGGCTGCGGGTGCGGGTCTCCAGACGGCCCTTCAGGGCTTCGAGGTCGAGCTTGCCGGGCGGGTTCACGCGGATCTGCAC contains these protein-coding regions:
- a CDS encoding ABC transporter ATP-binding protein, producing the protein MSAGSGIALEARGLTRIYGRGSEEVRALDGVSLQIRQGEFVSFMGPSGSGKTTLVNLLGCLENPTSGELDLAGRRIFGNGDVLGERDLTRIRREIFGYIFQNFYLIPTLTVRENVALPLAFYRKPGVEGEVEHLLGMLGMEHRMNHLPGQISGGEMQRVAIARALVNRPGILLADEPTGNLDTTRTGEIGEILQQLNRTTGLTILMVTHNPDLARLGSRHIEMRDGRACEA
- a CDS encoding ABC transporter permease yields the protein MISKFQIASKNLLRKKTRTGLTLVGIILSSWVLVSLLGFNRGYEKALNRDIDNMGYQIMVMAKGCPYEAATMMLQGGAGLRYIEESVVKSIESRPEVDKVTPILMQAFFDPNKGDGGGIAGYFGVDLATFPAMKPFLRFHKGGWFADANAAEAVMGYEAAELEQREVGDLILVPQKNVQLKVVGILQRTGTQDDGTIFVPLRTLQKISGLDKITTIGIKARKDADLTGLEASLYQLPDMQVVSFSQVKQTIMKLIATARVMVLSIAVIALLIAMVGVVNTVLMSVLERKHEIGILKTMGAMPGDIFRLVWTETLILCACGGVLGIGLALAFARLSDLLVRRALPYAPGGELVAIDLRLSLLTLLTIVAVGLLSGMYPAWKAGRIRPLDSIRGEA
- a CDS encoding response regulator; translation: MAEGRRRVVIVEDQTLMREGLRMLLSTQAHLEIVGEGVDGREAVHLAGQLRPELMVLSLSLPGFEGPDSLMAVRRVSPGTRILALAVDRAEESICSALQAGACGYVMKDSSGEELFQAIESVLAGEKYLSPAIATTVVAHFLGDRKLRPVHAATGDLSDREREVLKLVAEGHRSKAIAEFLGISPKTVEKHRASLMKKLDLHTIQALTALAIKKGLVAQGHRPGLEAGSLGCPDPMATLSG
- a CDS encoding non-canonical purine NTP pyrophosphatase; this translates as MLKVLLASRNAGKLREFAELLPDLQFVPWPVDAPELPETGAFFQDNALQKAEGARAWWLEHGTEPVDGVLADDSGLCVDALWGGPGVLSARFAPDLPAYRDRNRRLLAMLPEGAARRARFVCVLAFTGMQGGPFTVSGSVEGSLAFEPRGEGGFGYDPIFLPEGHDRTFGELPSDLKHGLSHRARACAALRNQLAAMK